Proteins from a single region of Candidatus Poribacteria bacterium:
- a CDS encoding formylglycine-generating enzyme family protein produces MSNILKHTICYLMLLIASLIGCGSDEEIPVDEEVEEEQALQIDEVPVVESEPQPTPIVVPEGMVHVPAGEFIMGSDPDVDPMTDALDELPQHKVFLDAYFIDKHEVSNADYTKFVEVTGHRNSIFWDNPKFNHPDQPVVGVTWGDAAAYAEWVGKRLPTEAEWEKAARGTDGRIWPWGNEFDPTKCNFDDERKFDGHLDGFAMAAPVKSFEQGASPYGALNMVGNVAEWVADWFDAEYYAVSPAENPKGPPTSGMGKKSWRGASWFAGSEQMRCAFREYDDIVASGQILGFRCAMDAQK; encoded by the coding sequence ATGTCAAACATACTGAAACACACCATCTGTTACTTGATGTTGCTAATAGCGAGCCTCATCGGTTGTGGCAGCGATGAAGAAATACCTGTTGACGAAGAAGTGGAAGAGGAACAGGCTCTTCAAATTGATGAGGTCCCCGTAGTGGAATCGGAACCTCAACCAACACCCATAGTGGTGCCGGAAGGTATGGTGCATGTCCCCGCAGGTGAGTTTATAATGGGCAGCGATCCGGATGTCGATCCGATGACGGATGCCCTTGATGAACTCCCACAGCATAAGGTGTTCTTGGATGCCTACTTCATTGATAAACACGAGGTCTCCAACGCTGATTACACCAAATTTGTAGAAGTTACGGGACACAGAAACTCAATCTTCTGGGACAATCCAAAGTTCAATCATCCCGATCAACCTGTTGTAGGTGTGACGTGGGGCGATGCAGCCGCCTATGCAGAATGGGTTGGGAAACGTCTACCTACTGAAGCGGAATGGGAAAAGGCAGCACGTGGCACTGACGGACGTATCTGGCCCTGGGGCAATGAATTCGATCCGACCAAATGTAATTTTGATGATGAACGGAAGTTCGATGGACACCTTGACGGCTTCGCGATGGCAGCACCTGTGAAAAGTTTTGAACAAGGCGCGAGTCCGTATGGCGCACTCAACATGGTAGGAAATGTAGCAGAATGGGTCGCTGATTGGTTTGACGCGGAATACTATGCCGTCAGTCCTGCGGAAAACCCGAAGGGCCCCCCAACAAGCGGGATGGGAAAAAAATCGTGGCGGGGGGCAAGTTGGTTTGCCGGTTCAGAGCAGATGCGGTGCGCCTTTC